The following are from one region of the Cyanobium gracile PCC 6307 genome:
- the groES gene encoding co-chaperone GroES: MAAVSLSVSTVKPLGDRVFIKVSESEEKTAGGILLPDTAKEKPQVGEVVQIGPGKRNDDGSRQAPEVGVGDKVLYSKYAGTDIKLGTDEYVLLSEKDILAVVN; encoded by the coding sequence ATGGCTGCCGTTTCTCTCAGCGTCTCCACGGTCAAACCCCTCGGAGATCGCGTCTTCATCAAGGTGTCCGAATCGGAGGAGAAAACCGCCGGTGGCATCCTCCTGCCCGACACCGCCAAGGAAAAGCCCCAGGTGGGCGAAGTGGTCCAGATCGGTCCCGGCAAGCGCAACGACGACGGCTCCCGTCAGGCCCCTGAAGTGGGCGTCGGCGACAAGGTGCTTTACAGCAAGTACGCCGGCACCGACATCAAGCTCGGCACCGACGAGTACGTGCTCCTGTCCGAAAAGGACATCCTGGCCGTCGTCAACTGA
- the groL gene encoding chaperonin GroEL (60 kDa chaperone family; promotes refolding of misfolded polypeptides especially under stressful conditions; forms two stacked rings of heptamers to form a barrel-shaped 14mer; ends can be capped by GroES; misfolded proteins enter the barrel where they are refolded when GroES binds) gives MAKRIIYNEQARRALERGIDILAEAVAVTLGPKGRNVVLEKKFGAPQIINDGVTIAKEIELEDHIENTGVALIRQAASKTNDAAGDGTTTATVLAHAMVKAGLRNVAAGANAITLKKGIDKATEFLVGKIEEHAKPISDSNAIAQVGTISAGNDEEVGRMIADAMDKVGKEGVISLEEGKSMTTELEVTEGMRFDKGYISPYFATDTERMEAVLDEPYILLTDKKIGLVQDLVPVLEQIARTGKPLLIIAEDIEKEALATLVVNRLRGVLNVAAVKAPGFGDRRKAMLEDIAVLTNGQLITEDAGLKLENTKLEMLGTARRITINKDTTTIVAEGNEAAVKARCEQIRKQMDETDSSYDKEKLQERLAKLSGGVAVVKVGAATETEMKDKKLRLEDAINATKAAVEEGIVPGGGTTLAHLAPALEEWAAANLSGEELIGATIVASSLTAPLKRIAENAGVNGAVVAEHVRNKPFNEGYNAATGEYVDMLAAGIVDPAKVTRSGLQNAASIAGMVLTTECIVADLPEKKEAAPAGGGGGMGGDFDY, from the coding sequence ATGGCCAAACGCATCATCTATAACGAGCAAGCCCGCCGGGCGCTCGAACGGGGCATCGACATCCTTGCCGAAGCCGTTGCCGTCACCCTGGGTCCCAAGGGCCGCAACGTGGTGCTGGAGAAGAAATTCGGCGCTCCCCAGATCATCAACGACGGCGTCACGATCGCCAAGGAGATCGAACTGGAGGATCACATCGAGAACACCGGTGTGGCCCTGATCCGTCAGGCCGCCTCCAAGACCAACGACGCCGCCGGTGACGGCACCACGACCGCCACCGTCCTGGCCCACGCCATGGTCAAGGCGGGTCTGCGCAACGTGGCCGCCGGCGCCAACGCCATCACCCTGAAGAAGGGCATCGACAAGGCCACCGAATTCCTCGTCGGCAAGATCGAGGAGCACGCCAAGCCGATCTCCGACTCCAACGCCATCGCCCAGGTGGGCACCATCTCCGCCGGCAACGACGAAGAAGTGGGCCGCATGATCGCGGATGCCATGGACAAGGTGGGCAAGGAGGGCGTCATCTCCCTCGAGGAAGGCAAGTCGATGACCACCGAACTGGAGGTCACCGAAGGCATGCGCTTCGACAAGGGCTACATCTCGCCCTACTTCGCCACCGACACCGAGCGGATGGAAGCGGTGCTCGACGAGCCCTACATCCTGCTCACCGACAAGAAGATCGGCCTGGTGCAGGATCTGGTGCCCGTGCTCGAGCAGATCGCCCGCACCGGCAAGCCCCTGCTGATCATCGCCGAGGACATCGAGAAGGAAGCCCTCGCCACCCTGGTGGTGAACCGTCTGCGCGGCGTCCTGAACGTCGCCGCCGTCAAGGCTCCCGGCTTCGGTGACCGCCGCAAGGCCATGCTCGAGGACATCGCCGTTCTCACCAACGGTCAGCTGATCACCGAGGACGCCGGCCTCAAGCTGGAGAACACCAAGCTGGAGATGCTGGGCACCGCCCGCCGCATCACCATCAACAAGGACACCACCACCATCGTCGCCGAAGGCAACGAGGCGGCGGTGAAGGCCCGCTGCGAGCAGATCCGCAAGCAGATGGACGAAACCGACTCCTCCTACGACAAGGAGAAGCTGCAGGAGCGTCTGGCCAAGCTGAGCGGCGGTGTGGCCGTGGTCAAGGTGGGTGCCGCCACCGAGACCGAGATGAAGGACAAGAAGCTGCGCCTGGAAGATGCCATCAACGCCACCAAGGCGGCCGTTGAGGAAGGCATCGTCCCCGGCGGTGGCACCACCCTGGCCCACCTGGCCCCGGCCCTTGAGGAGTGGGCGGCTGCGAACCTCTCCGGCGAGGAGCTGATCGGCGCCACCATCGTGGCCTCGTCCCTCACCGCCCCGCTCAAGCGGATCGCTGAGAACGCCGGCGTCAACGGCGCCGTCGTCGCTGAGCACGTGCGCAACAAGCCCTTCAACGAGGGCTACAACGCCGCCACCGGTGAGTACGTCGACATGCTGGCCGCCGGCATCGTGGATCCCGCCAAGGTGACCCGCTCCGGCCTGCAGAACGCCGCCTCGATCGCCGGCATGGTGCTCACCACCGAGTGCATCGTGGCCGACCTGCCCGAGAAGAAGGAAGCAGCTCCCGCCGGTGGCGGTGGCGGCATGGGCGGCGACTTCGACTACTGA